The Synechocystis sp. PCC 7509 genome includes a window with the following:
- a CDS encoding site-2 protease family protein, whose product MIIDWIILLLMALFTYLIVRRSVTGVTTTPVWLLWLVLMMPPFVWSLWILVYSAKQLPPIELLIGMSILSIFFYLKLHQKGRKNLTPTQKEPSPAVESLPVKEVASPPLPLRPIDKTEETKLKNCFPWSIFYVNNIEYRPQAIICRGQLREKSPSQAYDRIKENVRLEFGDRFLVLFQEDMTGKPFFALVPNTQAAANKRKNDKLTRPGLALGLLIATIYTTTLVGVGIANTNNIEALRSNPEILLSGLPYGISLMTILGIHELGHYLTARYYKIRATLPYFIPFPLFLGTFGAFIQMRSPVPNRKALFDVSIAGPLAGFVVTLPLLIWGLAHSTVVSLPEKAEQVLNPNALDPNYSLLLALLSKLTLGIQLSADSGIDLHPVAVAGLLGAIATALNLIPVGQLDGGHIIHAMFGQRNGIAIGQISRFLILGLALLQPGFWIWAIILFFMPVADEPALNDISELDNKRDILGILAMALLVIIILPMPEQLAQLLN is encoded by the coding sequence ATGATTATTGACTGGATTATTCTTTTACTTATGGCACTATTTACTTATTTAATAGTGCGGCGAAGCGTAACAGGAGTTACTACTACACCCGTTTGGCTGTTGTGGTTGGTGTTGATGATGCCTCCTTTTGTTTGGAGTTTGTGGATATTAGTTTATAGCGCAAAGCAGCTACCGCCGATAGAACTCTTAATAGGCATGAGTATATTAAGCATATTTTTCTACCTAAAACTGCATCAAAAAGGGCGAAAAAACTTAACGCCTACCCAAAAAGAACCATCTCCGGCGGTGGAATCACTGCCGGTAAAAGAAGTTGCCTCACCGCCATTGCCTTTACGACCTATTGATAAAACCGAAGAAACAAAGCTAAAAAATTGTTTTCCTTGGTCGATATTTTACGTAAACAATATTGAATACCGACCCCAAGCAATTATTTGTCGAGGACAGTTGCGAGAAAAATCTCCATCCCAGGCTTACGATCGCATTAAAGAAAACGTCCGCTTAGAGTTTGGCGATCGCTTTTTGGTGTTGTTTCAAGAAGATATGACCGGAAAGCCATTTTTTGCCTTAGTTCCCAATACTCAAGCTGCCGCAAATAAACGCAAAAATGATAAATTAACTCGTCCCGGTTTGGCGCTGGGACTATTAATAGCAACGATTTACACGACTACCTTAGTGGGAGTAGGCATTGCTAATACCAACAATATCGAGGCTTTGAGATCCAATCCAGAGATTTTACTAAGCGGCTTGCCTTATGGGATTTCTTTAATGACTATTTTGGGTATTCACGAACTAGGGCATTATCTAACAGCTAGATACTACAAAATCCGGGCAACACTACCCTACTTTATTCCTTTTCCCTTATTTTTAGGGACTTTTGGCGCGTTCATTCAAATGCGTAGCCCTGTACCCAACCGCAAAGCCTTATTTGACGTAAGTATTGCCGGGCCATTGGCAGGTTTTGTTGTGACTTTACCCTTGCTAATTTGGGGTTTGGCTCATTCTACAGTGGTATCGCTGCCCGAAAAAGCCGAACAAGTCTTGAATCCCAATGCTCTAGATCCCAACTACTCATTATTGTTAGCGCTGTTAAGTAAATTGACCTTGGGCATTCAATTAAGCGCCGACAGTGGCATAGATTTACACCCAGTTGCTGTAGCTGGGTTACTTGGTGCGATCGCCACAGCCTTGAATTTGATACCTGTAGGACAACTCGATGGCGGTCATATTATTCATGCCATGTTTGGACAACGCAACGGCATAGCAATCGGGCAAATTTCCCGATTTTTAATCCTAGGGTTAGCTTTACTCCAACCGGGTTTTTGGATCTGGGCAATTATCTTATTTTTTATGCCCGTTGCTGACGAACCAGCTTTAAATGATATTAGCGAACTAGATAATAAACGCGATATTTTGGGAATACTGGCGATGGCGTTGTTGGTGATAATTATCTTGCCAATGCCCGAACAACTCGCCCAATTATTAAATTAA
- a CDS encoding ATP-binding protein, whose translation MLKQDHLTVYSNLEFLNQVQQWFEQFCLQHLSQLLWSERELYRLNLALAEGFTNAVRHAHQSLPSDTTIDIDLSLWSDRFEIRIWDKGKPFDPNVLKEPEPGTLQEGGYGWFLLRRLADRVVYDRSADGRNCLLIVKYGSLK comes from the coding sequence ATGTTAAAGCAAGACCATTTGACGGTGTACAGCAATCTTGAGTTTCTCAACCAAGTACAACAATGGTTTGAGCAATTTTGTCTACAACATCTATCTCAACTACTATGGTCAGAAAGAGAACTTTATCGCCTCAACTTAGCTTTGGCGGAAGGTTTTACAAATGCGGTGCGTCACGCTCATCAATCTTTACCATCAGATACAACTATAGATATTGATTTGAGCTTGTGGAGTGATAGATTTGAAATTAGAATCTGGGACAAAGGTAAACCGTTCGATCCTAATGTATTGAAAGAGCCAGAACCGGGTACGCTGCAAGAAGGTGGTTATGGTTGGTTTTTGCTGCGGCGTTTGGCGGATAGAGTTGTCTATGATCGCAGCGCCGATGGGAGAAATTGTTTGCTGATTGTTAAATATGGGAGTTTGAAGTAA
- a CDS encoding glycosyltransferase family 2 protein: MQAIAQDIDVIIADDGSTNDDLAIDFLKSVSVRTLLIKQSKGRLSAQMRMAFAYAMLQNYEGIITIDGNNQDDFTAIYDFIQGLEQGGDHIQGSRFIKGGKAINTPWHRYLAIRLIHAPLISISAGFRYTDTTNIFCAYSRRLLLNPRVAPFRNIFNAYELPFYLAIRAVKLGYLIKELPVTRRYPNKESILTKISPIKNNFLILQALFKACLHQFNPPDTE, from the coding sequence ATGCAAGCAATAGCGCAAGATATTGATGTAATTATTGCCGATGATGGCAGTACAAATGATGATTTGGCAATTGATTTTCTCAAAAGTGTTTCTGTCCGAACTTTATTAATTAAACAAAGCAAAGGTAGATTGAGCGCTCAAATGCGAATGGCTTTTGCCTATGCTATGTTACAAAACTATGAAGGAATTATTACTATTGATGGAAATAATCAAGACGATTTTACCGCTATTTATGATTTTATTCAAGGACTAGAACAAGGGGGCGATCATATTCAAGGTTCACGATTTATCAAAGGCGGAAAAGCAATTAATACTCCTTGGCATCGGTATTTAGCTATTCGTCTAATTCATGCTCCCTTGATTAGTATATCAGCAGGTTTTCGTTATACAGATACTACTAATATATTTTGTGCTTATAGTCGAAGATTATTACTAAACCCGCGCGTTGCACCTTTTCGGAATATTTTTAATGCTTATGAGTTGCCTTTCTATCTTGCTATTAGAGCCGTCAAATTAGGTTATTTGATTAAAGAATTGCCTGTAACTCGACGCTATCCAAACAAAGAATCTATATTAACTAAAATTAGTCCGATTAAAAACAATTTTTTGATCCTACAAGCTCTTTTTAAAGCTTGTTTACACCAATTTAATCCACCAGATACTGAATAA
- the ctpA gene encoding carboxyl-terminal processing protease CtpA: MSLNYKRIFQIGILLILSISVALSSWTSPAVALTKEQKLVSEAWRIVNRTYLDDTFNHQNWASVRQKVLKQPLNDQQSAFDAVQKMIATLDDPFTRFLRPEQYRSLQVNTSGELTGVGLQIALDVKTGVLEVVAPIAGSPADKAGIRPRDRITQINSTPTSQITLDEAAARMRGLIGTHVYLTIERSGEASKEIDLVRDRIALNPVVTQLRTSAQNVPIGYIRLTQFNANATSELAHAINSMEKQGAEAYILDLRNNPGGLLQSGIEIARLWLDKGTVVYTVNRQGIQGSFEAYGSPLTRDPLVVLVNQGSASASEILAGALQDNGRATLVGETTFGKGLIQSLFDLSDGAGIAVTVAKYETPNHRDINKLGIAPDRLVKSEPISREQIATEADVQYTAAVEVLTNTLEVAKAA, from the coding sequence ATGAGCTTAAATTACAAACGAATTTTTCAAATTGGAATTTTACTAATACTGTCAATTTCTGTCGCCTTGAGCAGTTGGACATCCCCCGCCGTTGCCCTGACCAAAGAACAAAAGTTAGTCTCGGAAGCTTGGAGAATTGTTAACCGTACTTATTTAGACGATACTTTTAATCACCAAAATTGGGCATCCGTGCGGCAAAAAGTGCTTAAACAACCCTTAAATGACCAACAATCGGCTTTTGATGCTGTCCAAAAGATGATCGCTACGCTTGACGATCCTTTTACGCGGTTTTTGCGCCCAGAGCAGTATCGGAGTTTGCAAGTAAATACTTCCGGGGAATTGACGGGAGTAGGTTTACAAATTGCTTTGGATGTAAAAACTGGGGTGTTGGAAGTAGTCGCCCCCATTGCTGGATCTCCCGCCGATAAAGCTGGGATTCGCCCGCGCGATCGCATTACCCAAATTAATAGCACTCCCACTAGCCAAATTACCCTAGACGAGGCGGCGGCGAGGATGCGGGGCTTGATTGGCACTCATGTTTACTTGACGATTGAACGATCGGGGGAAGCAAGCAAGGAAATCGATCTAGTACGCGATCGCATTGCCCTAAATCCTGTAGTTACACAATTGCGGACTTCTGCCCAAAATGTTCCCATTGGCTACATCCGCCTAACTCAATTTAATGCCAATGCCACTAGCGAACTTGCTCATGCGATCAATAGCATGGAAAAGCAAGGCGCAGAAGCATATATTTTGGATTTACGCAACAATCCCGGCGGTTTATTGCAGTCTGGAATTGAAATTGCGCGGTTGTGGTTAGATAAAGGCACAGTAGTCTACACCGTCAATCGTCAAGGTATTCAAGGCAGTTTTGAGGCTTATGGCTCTCCCTTAACCCGCGATCCACTGGTAGTTTTAGTTAATCAAGGATCGGCTAGTGCTAGTGAAATTTTAGCTGGAGCGCTGCAAGACAATGGTAGAGCAACTTTGGTTGGAGAAACTACTTTTGGCAAAGGTTTAATTCAGTCTTTATTTGATTTATCCGACGGCGCAGGAATCGCGGTGACGGTGGCTAAATACGAAACTCCCAACCATCGGGATATTAACAAATTGGGTATAGCGCCCGATCGCCTAGTTAAATCTGAACCAATTAGCCGCGAACAAATCGCCACAGAGGCGGATGTCCAGTATACAGCCGCCGTAGAAGTGTTAACAAATACTTTAGAGGTAGCAAAAGCCGCTTAA
- the petB gene encoding cytochrome b6: protein MANVYDWFEERLEIEALAEDVTNKYVPPHVNIFYCFGGITLTCFLIQFATGFAMTFYYRPTVAEAYTSVQYLMNDVNFGWLIRSVHRWSASMMVLMMILHTFRVYLTGGFKKPRELTWVTGVILAVITVSFGVTGYSLPWDQVGYWAVKIVSGVPEAIPVVGTLMADLLRGGSSVGQATLTRYYSAHTFVLPWLIAVFMLLHFLMIRKQGISGPL, encoded by the coding sequence ATGGCAAACGTTTACGACTGGTTTGAGGAGCGCTTAGAAATTGAGGCGCTTGCTGAAGATGTAACCAATAAGTATGTGCCTCCCCACGTCAACATTTTTTACTGCTTTGGCGGCATCACTTTAACTTGCTTTTTGATCCAGTTTGCCACTGGGTTCGCCATGACTTTCTACTACAGACCAACAGTTGCAGAAGCTTACACTTCCGTACAATACCTAATGAATGACGTTAACTTCGGTTGGCTAATTCGTTCTGTTCATCGCTGGTCTGCAAGCATGATGGTGTTAATGATGATTTTGCACACTTTCCGGGTTTACCTCACTGGCGGCTTTAAAAAGCCCCGCGAATTAACTTGGGTAACGGGTGTAATTTTGGCAGTTATTACCGTCTCTTTTGGGGTAACGGGTTATTCCTTACCTTGGGATCAAGTTGGGTACTGGGCTGTAAAAATTGTTAGTGGTGTACCCGAAGCAATTCCTGTCGTCGGTACGCTGATGGCGGATCTCTTACGTGGCGGTTCTAGTGTAGGTCAAGCAACATTAACTCGGTACTACAGCGCTCATACCTTTGTATTGCCTTGGTTGATTGCTGTTTTTATGTTGCTGCACTTTTTGATGATTCGCAAGCAAGGCATTTCTGGGCCTTTGTAA
- the petD gene encoding cytochrome b6-f complex subunit IV: MGTLKKPDLTDPKLLEKLAQGMGHNYYGEPAWPNDLLYMFPVVILGTGACIVALSVLDPVMSGEPANPFATPLEILPEWYLYPVFQILRSVPSKLLGVLAMASVPIGLIAVPFIENVNKFQNPFRRPVATTVFMIGTIITLWLGIGATYPIDKSFTLGLF; the protein is encoded by the coding sequence ATGGGAACTCTCAAAAAGCCGGATCTAACCGATCCAAAGTTACTAGAAAAACTGGCTCAAGGTATGGGACATAACTATTATGGCGAACCTGCTTGGCCCAATGACTTGTTATATATGTTCCCGGTAGTAATTCTGGGAACTGGGGCTTGCATTGTTGCTTTATCGGTTTTAGACCCAGTTATGAGTGGCGAACCAGCAAATCCCTTTGCAACTCCCTTAGAAATTCTACCTGAGTGGTATTTATATCCAGTGTTTCAGATTCTTCGCTCCGTTCCTAGTAAGCTGCTAGGAGTTTTAGCGATGGCTTCTGTACCAATTGGGTTAATTGCTGTACCGTTCATCGAGAACGTTAACAAGTTTCAAAATCCTTTCCGTCGTCCCGTCGCTACCACAGTGTTTATGATTGGCACGATAATTACCTTGTGGTTAGGTATTGGGGCTACATACCCCATTGATAAGTCCTTTACCCTAGGGCTATTCTAG